In Bacteroidota bacterium, one DNA window encodes the following:
- a CDS encoding inorganic pyrophosphatase: protein MNKHKHKSHPWHGISIGENAPAIVTAFIEIVPSDTVKYEIDKESGYLKVDRPQKFSNVIPSLYGFIPQTYCGANVAKYASERSKRIIESGDKDPLDICVLTERIISHGDIILKAKPIGGFRLIDKGEADDKIIAVLYGDDVYGNFETLSDCPESIINRLKHYFLTYKNIPGETTPTCVIDAVYAKEEALQVIEKSREDYMLM, encoded by the coding sequence ATGAATAAGCATAAACATAAATCACATCCTTGGCACGGAATCTCTATAGGAGAAAATGCTCCGGCAATTGTTACTGCCTTTATCGAGATAGTTCCATCCGACACAGTTAAATACGAAATTGATAAAGAAAGTGGGTATTTAAAAGTAGATAGACCTCAAAAATTTTCTAATGTTATTCCTTCACTATATGGTTTTATTCCTCAAACCTATTGTGGCGCTAACGTAGCAAAATATGCTTCCGAAAGAAGTAAAAGGATTATAGAATCCGGAGATAAAGACCCGTTAGATATTTGTGTTTTAACGGAACGCATTATTTCTCATGGCGATATAATACTGAAGGCAAAACCAATAGGAGGTTTTCGGTTGATAGATAAAGGGGAGGCCGATGATAAAATTATTGCAGTGCTATACGGAGATGATGTGTATGGCAATTTTGAAACACTTTCCGATTGCCCTGAATCAATTATTAATAGACTAAAGCATTACTTTTTAACGTATAAAAATATTCCCGGAGAAACTACTCCAACTTGTGTAATTGATGCTGTGTATGCTAAAGAAGAGGCTTTGCAAGTAATTGAAAAAA
- a CDS encoding NUDIX domain-containing protein: MFKIYFHTKCIYLVGKAANLHLEDGSMYVCYDSKSALKILIDMVLFNKEVTSLYVSASDVNKLYADFCSLFKVVEAAGGVVKNKEGKLLFIFRNGKWDLPKGKIEKGEDVETAAAREVEEECGIAPVVIRSALVTTHHIYFIGKTKAIKKTYWFTMEYKGVNAGKPQLEEGISEVKWVEKKQLEDVISKSFLSIGEVMNAYVNKKKNE, translated from the coding sequence ATGTTTAAAATTTACTTTCATACTAAATGTATTTACTTGGTAGGTAAAGCTGCCAATCTTCATTTAGAAGATGGAAGTATGTATGTTTGTTATGATTCTAAGTCAGCATTAAAAATATTGATAGACATGGTGCTGTTCAACAAAGAAGTAACTAGTTTGTATGTAAGTGCATCGGATGTAAATAAGTTATATGCTGATTTTTGCTCGCTATTTAAGGTTGTAGAGGCTGCGGGGGGTGTTGTGAAAAATAAGGAAGGCAAACTTCTATTTATTTTTAGAAACGGTAAATGGGATTTGCCCAAAGGTAAAATTGAAAAAGGAGAAGATGTTGAAACGGCCGCTGCTAGAGAGGTAGAAGAGGAGTGTGGAATTGCTCCCGTTGTAATACGCTCAGCGTTGGTTACTACACACCATATTTATTTTATTGGGAAGACAAAGGCTATAAAAAAAACGTATTGGTTTACGATGGAGTATAAAGGTGTAAATGCAGGTAAGCCTCAATTAGAAGAGGGGATTTCGGAAGTAAAATGGGTCGAGAAAAAACAATTGGAGGATGTAATCTCCAAATCCTTTTTGTCTATTGGCGAGGTAATGAACGCATACGTTAATAAAAAGAAAAATGAATAA
- a CDS encoding orotate phosphoribosyltransferase has protein sequence MNINDVTSQKIAQHLLQIKAIRLQPNNPFTWASGWKSPIYCDNRKTLSYPLVRTYIRQQFADVISSKYGKPDVIAGVATGGIAIGALVAQELGLPFVYVRSEAKVHGLTNLIEGVIEKGQTVVVVEDLISTGSSSLKAVDALRAEGCDVKGMVAIFTYGFKVADQNFKKSKCELYTLSDYNILIEEAVKAKFVSEKDLDSLKAWRQSPDKWEK, from the coding sequence ATGAATATTAACGATGTTACCTCCCAAAAAATTGCGCAGCACTTACTACAAATAAAGGCTATTCGGCTGCAGCCCAACAACCCATTTACGTGGGCTTCGGGGTGGAAATCGCCTATTTACTGCGACAACCGAAAAACGCTTTCATACCCTTTAGTAAGAACTTATATAAGACAACAGTTTGCAGATGTAATAAGTTCGAAATATGGAAAACCGGATGTTATTGCAGGTGTTGCAACAGGCGGAATTGCAATTGGCGCTTTAGTAGCGCAAGAACTTGGCTTACCCTTTGTATATGTGCGCTCGGAAGCGAAAGTACATGGACTAACAAACCTAATTGAAGGTGTTATTGAAAAAGGACAAACGGTAGTTGTGGTAGAAGATTTAATATCAACCGGCTCAAGTAGCCTTAAGGCAGTTGATGCACTTAGAGCAGAAGGATGTGATGTAAAAGGAATGGTTGCTATTTTTACCTACGGATTTAAAGTGGCAGACCAAAATTTCAAAAAATCTAAATGCGAACTATACACTTTATCCGACTACAATATTCTTATTGAAGAAGCTGTAAAAGCCAAATTTGTATCTGAAAAGGACTTGGATTCATTAAAAGCATGGCGCCAAAGCCCAGACAAATGGGAAAAATAG
- a CDS encoding biotin--[acetyl-CoA-carboxylase] ligase translates to MNSLFIGHTRIKLHEVNSTNTYAIELLKQEKVYEGTLIYSLNQTNGRGQRGNNWQSEPFKNLTFSIVLTPHFLPISNQFLLTQAVSLAICDFVAALDNTGKLNDKIAIKWPNDILLNNKKVCGILIENSIRETSIQHTVVGVGINVNQKKFDLFPTQASSLSNEFEEEFDTEEILAKICTQIDKRYLQIRNQNGQNQVREGYLGKLKGLGLEQQFMLNTKLVDGVIKGVSPIGELLVVLNGEDEFRKFGFKEIQLVVA, encoded by the coding sequence ATGAATAGTTTATTTATTGGACATACTAGAATAAAGCTACATGAGGTTAACTCAACCAATACTTATGCCATAGAACTTTTGAAACAAGAAAAAGTTTATGAAGGCACGTTAATATATTCATTAAATCAAACAAATGGCCGTGGACAACGAGGCAATAATTGGCAGTCGGAACCCTTTAAGAATCTCACTTTTTCTATAGTTTTAACTCCCCACTTTTTACCCATTTCCAATCAGTTTTTATTAACACAAGCAGTGTCGCTTGCTATTTGCGACTTTGTGGCAGCACTTGACAATACAGGTAAACTTAATGACAAAATAGCCATAAAATGGCCCAATGATATTTTACTGAACAATAAAAAGGTATGTGGTATTTTGATAGAAAACAGTATTCGTGAAACATCAATTCAGCATACAGTGGTTGGTGTTGGTATAAATGTAAATCAAAAGAAATTTGATTTGTTTCCAACTCAGGCTAGCTCATTAAGTAACGAATTTGAAGAGGAGTTTGATACAGAAGAAATTTTGGCAAAAATTTGCACTCAAATAGACAAAAGATATTTGCAAATACGAAATCAAAACGGCCAAAATCAAGTAAGAGAGGGCTATTTGGGAAAGTTGAAAGGGCTTGGGCTCGAACAACAATTTATGCTTAACACTAAACTAGTAGATGGTGTGATTAAAGGCGTTTCGCCAATAGGAGAGCTGTTGGTGGTGTTAAATGGCGAAGATGAATTTAGAAAGTTTGGGTTTAAAGAAATACAATTAGTAGTAGCTTAA
- the rsfS gene encoding ribosome silencing factor codes for MPVKKTKKTTKPVVVKGRKKIEKKVEKKPKSTTKKAEPKILDIIIDAIKEKKGDYIVSLDLTSIKNSVTNYFVICQANSTTQTAAIAESVEDEVKKKLQIRPYHVEGRQNSEWILIDYADIVVHIFQPDIRSFYNLEALWADAKIKKHN; via the coding sequence ATGCCCGTAAAAAAAACCAAAAAGACTACTAAGCCTGTTGTTGTAAAAGGAAGAAAAAAAATCGAAAAAAAGGTTGAGAAAAAACCAAAATCAACAACAAAAAAGGCTGAGCCTAAAATATTAGACATCATAATAGACGCTATTAAGGAAAAAAAGGGCGATTATATAGTTAGCTTAGATTTAACATCTATTAAAAACTCTGTAACTAATTATTTTGTTATCTGCCAAGCCAATTCCACAACACAAACAGCTGCAATAGCAGAATCTGTTGAAGATGAGGTAAAAAAGAAACTGCAAATACGACCATATCATGTAGAAGGCAGGCAAAATTCAGAATGGATTTTGATTGATTATGCAGATATAGTGGTGCATATTTTTCAGCCCGATATTCGCTCTTTTTACAATTTGGAGGCACTTTGGGCAGATGCCAAAATTAAAAAGCACAATTAA
- the ftsH gene encoding ATP-dependent zinc metalloprotease FtsH has translation MKERLKKKPNMSKTPFNVNWIYFIVVILILGLQFWGGSMNSGIGKTDFSSFEENMLRKNHVERVVVINNEVVEVYIKKDSLNLPQYEKINKKGFGGSVNPGPHYQFKAVEDFASSLRDSQKDVPAGQKKVYAEKEERTDWLNIFITGILPFGLIILVWIFIMRRMGGGGAGGQIFNIGKSRATLFDKDTNVQITFNDVAGLEEAKIEIKEIVDFLKNPKKYTALGAKIPKGALLVGAPGTGKTLLAKAVAGEAKVPFFSLSGSDFVEMFVGVGASRVRDLFRQAKEKAPCIIFIDEIDAIGRARGKNPAQGANDERENTLNQLLTEMDGFGTNSGVIILAATNRADILDRALLRPGRFDRQIYVDMPDLNERKEVFKVHLKPLKLDNTVDVEFLARQTPGFSGADIANICNEAALIAARKDKKVIDKQDFLDAVDRIIGGLEKKNKIISTYEKKVIAYHEAGHASVSWLLEHASPLVKVTIIPRGRSLGAAWYLPEERQITTREQLLDEICSALGGRVAEEIMFGKVSTGALSDLEKITKQAYAMIVYYGLNDRIGNISFYDSSGNSEYSFNKPYSEKTAEIIDEEVSKMIEAAYKRTKEILTTNKNSLMKLAELLLEKEVIFKEDLENIFGKRLFEKDIQNDKDALESTIIAANEKEEKNLTPTENKTEVEGTENSEQKNPTLF, from the coding sequence ATGAAGGAACGGCTTAAGAAAAAGCCGAATATGTCTAAAACACCTTTCAATGTAAACTGGATTTATTTCATCGTAGTAATTCTAATACTTGGATTGCAATTTTGGGGCGGCTCTATGAACTCCGGAATTGGCAAAACAGACTTCTCTTCTTTCGAAGAAAATATGCTTAGAAAAAACCATGTAGAAAGAGTGGTTGTAATAAATAATGAGGTTGTAGAGGTGTATATTAAGAAAGACAGCCTAAACTTACCTCAATACGAAAAAATAAATAAAAAAGGATTTGGAGGTTCTGTTAATCCCGGACCACACTACCAATTTAAAGCCGTAGAAGATTTTGCGTCCAGTTTGCGTGATTCACAAAAAGATGTTCCGGCAGGTCAAAAGAAAGTATATGCCGAAAAAGAAGAACGAACAGACTGGTTGAATATATTTATTACCGGAATATTACCATTTGGGCTAATTATTTTGGTTTGGATATTTATTATGCGCAGAATGGGCGGTGGCGGTGCCGGAGGACAAATATTTAACATTGGAAAATCAAGAGCTACACTCTTCGACAAAGACACCAATGTGCAAATTACCTTTAATGATGTTGCAGGCTTAGAAGAAGCAAAAATTGAGATTAAAGAAATTGTTGATTTTCTAAAGAACCCAAAAAAATATACTGCTTTGGGAGCAAAAATTCCTAAAGGTGCGTTGTTGGTAGGTGCCCCGGGAACAGGGAAAACGCTACTAGCAAAGGCTGTGGCAGGAGAGGCAAAAGTTCCTTTCTTTTCTTTATCAGGTTCCGATTTCGTGGAAATGTTTGTGGGCGTTGGTGCATCGCGTGTGCGAGATTTATTCCGTCAAGCAAAAGAGAAAGCTCCGTGTATAATTTTTATTGATGAGATTGATGCTATTGGGCGTGCACGTGGTAAGAATCCTGCACAAGGAGCCAATGACGAAAGAGAAAATACACTCAATCAATTACTAACCGAGATGGATGGATTTGGTACCAACAGCGGAGTAATTATTTTAGCTGCTACAAATAGAGCCGACATTTTAGATAGAGCATTGTTGCGTCCGGGTCGATTCGACCGACAAATTTATGTGGACATGCCTGATTTAAATGAGCGAAAGGAAGTATTTAAAGTACATTTAAAACCATTAAAACTAGACAATACCGTAGATGTAGAGTTTCTTGCTAGACAAACACCTGGCTTTTCCGGTGCCGACATTGCAAATATTTGTAACGAAGCTGCATTAATTGCTGCCAGAAAAGACAAAAAAGTAATTGACAAACAAGATTTTTTAGATGCCGTAGATCGTATTATTGGCGGTTTAGAAAAGAAAAACAAAATAATTTCAACATACGAAAAAAAGGTTATTGCCTATCATGAGGCGGGACACGCATCCGTTAGTTGGCTTTTGGAACATGCCTCCCCGTTGGTAAAAGTTACTATCATCCCTAGAGGACGTTCATTGGGAGCAGCTTGGTACTTGCCGGAAGAAAGACAAATTACAACACGAGAGCAATTGTTAGATGAAATCTGTTCTGCTTTAGGCGGTAGAGTAGCTGAAGAAATAATGTTTGGAAAAGTTTCCACTGGAGCATTAAGTGATTTGGAAAAAATTACCAAGCAAGCGTATGCCATGATTGTGTATTATGGCTTAAACGACCGCATTGGCAACATTAGTTTTTACGACTCTTCTGGAAATAGCGAATACTCATTTAACAAACCATACAGCGAAAAAACTGCGGAAATTATTGATGAAGAGGTTAGTAAGATGATTGAGGCCGCATATAAAAGAACTAAAGAAATACTTACAACCAATAAAAATTCGTTGATGAAATTGGCAGAATTGCTATTGGAAAAAGAAGTTATTTTCAAAGAAGATTTGGAAAATATTTTTGGCAAACGCTTATTTGAAAAAGACATTCAAAATGATAAAGATGCACTTGAATCAACTATAATTGCTGCAAACGAAAAAGAAGAAAAAAACCTTACCCCTACTGAAAATAAAACAGAAGTAGAAGGCACAGAAAATTCCGAACAAAAAAATCCAACATTGTTTTAA
- a CDS encoding LUD domain-containing protein, translated as MEDSTSREKILKKVRKALINQSTYEIGNVDFDSEIYHKPTESYEVLFAQNFSALNGKFIFCESEAEFSENIKALVEENKWSNITCLESNIQQLLTNAAVPYISSSTQMDETDIGITSCECLVARLGSIYISSKQQAGRRLPVFANIHIVVAYTSQLVYHIKDALKLIKNKYPNSIPSMIASIAGPSRTADIEKTLVQGAHGPKDIYCFLIDDYNVDKK; from the coding sequence ATGGAAGATAGTACTTCAAGAGAAAAAATATTAAAAAAAGTTCGCAAGGCGCTGATTAACCAATCAACCTATGAAATAGGCAATGTAGATTTTGATTCTGAAATATACCATAAGCCAACCGAATCGTACGAAGTGCTATTCGCTCAAAATTTTTCGGCACTAAACGGAAAGTTTATTTTTTGCGAGAGCGAGGCCGAATTCTCGGAAAACATAAAAGCATTGGTTGAAGAAAACAAATGGTCTAATATAACTTGTTTGGAAAGCAATATTCAGCAGTTGCTTACTAATGCAGCTGTTCCTTACATTTCCTCTTCCACCCAAATGGATGAGACGGATATTGGTATTACAAGCTGCGAGTGCTTAGTTGCCCGACTTGGGAGTATTTATATTTCATCGAAACAACAAGCAGGTAGGCGATTGCCTGTATTTGCAAATATTCATATCGTAGTTGCTTATACATCGCAATTAGTGTACCATATAAAAGATGCTTTAAAGCTTATAAAAAATAAATACCCGAACTCTATTCCTTCTATGATAGCAAGTATTGCAGGCCCAAGCCGCACCGCTGACATTGAAAAAACTTTAGTACAAGGAGCTCACGGCCCTAAAGACATTTATTGTTTTTTAATTGACGACTATAACGTAGATAAAAAATAA
- a CDS encoding DUF2007 domain-containing protein — protein MEKDWEKVYSTSQAHQAEMIKTILEENEIECVLINRQDSFYKFIGELDLYVNRDKIIKAKTIINKFSSE, from the coding sequence ATGGAAAAAGACTGGGAAAAAGTTTACTCAACATCTCAGGCACATCAAGCAGAAATGATAAAAACAATATTGGAGGAAAACGAGATAGAATGTGTATTGATAAATAGACAAGATTCGTTTTACAAATTTATTGGCGAGTTAGACTTATATGTAAATAGAGATAAAATAATTAAAGCAAAAACAATAATTAATAAATTTAGTAGTGAATAA
- a CDS encoding phosphatidate cytidylyltransferase, translating to MNNFWKRTITGTFFIIVVIASIIYSWQSAFTLFFIISILGLLEFYKLISISTYKPLKAYGIIVAIFVWLVNTPILSYFYSDVKLDKLFAALPPLLFLSLLLELFRKKENPMGNTAVTLLGVLYIPVSFTLLFDPVFILEANATNYSYEGIIGIFIILWSNDTGAYLVGSKIGKNKLFERISPGKTWEGTIGGAVFAVLAGYIVSKFYTIHNTTDWMAIALIIAVIGTLGDLIESQLKRSVGVKDSGTILPGHGGILDRFDSFILIIPFIYFYLKVF from the coding sequence GTGAATAATTTTTGGAAGAGAACCATAACGGGCACTTTTTTTATTATAGTAGTTATTGCTTCTATTATTTATTCTTGGCAATCGGCATTTACATTATTCTTCATAATCTCCATTTTAGGATTACTTGAGTTTTATAAATTAATTAGTATTTCGACATACAAACCGCTTAAAGCATACGGGATTATAGTTGCTATATTTGTATGGCTTGTAAACACACCTATTCTAAGCTATTTTTACAGTGATGTCAAATTAGACAAGCTATTTGCAGCATTACCGCCACTACTTTTTTTAAGCTTGCTACTTGAGTTGTTTCGAAAAAAAGAAAATCCAATGGGCAATACAGCCGTTACATTATTAGGCGTGTTGTATATACCAGTATCATTTACCTTATTATTCGACCCTGTTTTTATACTGGAAGCAAATGCAACTAACTACTCGTACGAGGGAATTATAGGCATATTTATCATTCTTTGGAGCAACGATACAGGAGCGTATTTAGTTGGTTCTAAAATTGGAAAAAATAAATTATTCGAACGTATATCGCCCGGGAAAACGTGGGAAGGAACAATTGGAGGTGCTGTATTTGCTGTACTCGCAGGATATATAGTATCCAAATTTTACACCATTCACAACACAACAGATTGGATGGCAATTGCCTTAATCATTGCTGTTATTGGCACATTGGGCGACCTTATCGAATCTCAACTAAAAAGAAGTGTTGGCGTAAAAGATTCCGGCACCATATTACCCGGACATGGTGGAATTCTAGATCGTTTCGACAGTTTTATTCTCATTATTCCATTTATTTACTTCTATCTAAAAGTATTTTAG
- a CDS encoding DUF4288 domain-containing protein — protein sequence MNWYTSKIVFQIICGNGIHTPQFDSQVRLIMANTEDEAYVKASKIGIAEQDSFTNKAFEKVEWKFIAVTEISRITELKDGIEVYSQIDENDNPANYISMLVQKEKSLQTVFVN from the coding sequence ATGAATTGGTATACTTCTAAAATTGTTTTTCAAATAATATGTGGCAATGGAATACATACACCACAATTTGATAGTCAAGTCCGTCTTATAATGGCAAATACAGAAGATGAGGCATATGTAAAAGCATCAAAAATTGGGATTGCCGAACAGGACTCGTTTACCAATAAGGCATTCGAAAAAGTGGAATGGAAATTTATTGCCGTAACTGAAATTTCTAGAATAACAGAATTGAAAGATGGAATAGAAGTTTATTCTCAAATAGATGAAAACGACAACCCTGCGAACTATATTTCGATGTTAGTTCAAAAAGAAAAGAGCTTGCAAACAGTTTTTGTTAATTAA
- a CDS encoding TM2 domain-containing protein, with translation MDQKVLSMLPGLEADEMMYIQELLKNLSEDQQKQFILLYQGKRKDPQTILIFTLVGFLGFAGIQRFAVDEIGMGIAYLFTGGFCGIGTIIDLINHKKLTSEFNRKKALECCNMAKVMAN, from the coding sequence ATGGATCAAAAAGTATTGTCTATGCTTCCCGGATTAGAAGCAGATGAAATGATGTACATTCAAGAGCTTCTAAAAAATTTATCCGAAGACCAACAAAAACAGTTTATTCTTCTTTACCAAGGGAAGCGAAAAGATCCTCAAACCATACTAATTTTTACACTAGTAGGATTTCTTGGATTTGCAGGAATACAGCGCTTTGCAGTTGATGAAATTGGAATGGGAATAGCCTACTTGTTTACAGGAGGGTTTTGTGGAATAGGTACAATTATCGACCTAATTAATCACAAGAAACTAACATCCGAATTCAATAGAAAAAAAGCATTAGAGTGCTGCAATATGGCTAAAGTAATGGCCAACTAA
- a CDS encoding histidine kinase, producing MGISYQKLFFILGGWYLLWLAAHTFIVYQFYLDFYLALTDSLLSNIPLFIICSLLVIILKYYQPNTNNIVNLLVWILVLSAIYIGLLKLIFPIFIANTSVAPLFEKSTYIRYCVALLLMSFVLVLSWVWQTINEIKLVEQRKLQIEQLAKDAELNSIKQQLQPHFLFNSLNSISALITIKPEDARKMISQLSDFFRGTLKNDTQQLITIEEEIKYLQLYLDIEKIRFSNRLDVAIELDSALTSCKLPSLLLQPVVENAIKYGLYDTTEKVLISISTKRLENDLVISISNPYDNKSVSTRNGTGFGLSSISRRLLLLYGRNDLLELSQQGNIFTTTIKIPQHA from the coding sequence ATGGGTATTTCATACCAAAAGTTATTCTTTATTCTTGGTGGATGGTATCTGCTTTGGTTAGCAGCCCACACTTTTATTGTCTATCAATTCTATCTAGATTTCTATTTAGCTCTTACAGATAGTTTACTAAGTAATATTCCACTTTTTATTATTTGTTCGCTATTGGTAATTATTCTTAAATACTACCAACCCAATACCAATAATATTGTCAATCTACTAGTTTGGATACTTGTATTATCCGCAATTTATATTGGTCTATTAAAATTAATTTTCCCCATATTCATTGCAAACACCTCAGTAGCCCCACTATTCGAGAAGTCGACTTACATACGCTATTGTGTAGCACTTTTACTTATGAGTTTTGTTTTGGTGCTTAGTTGGGTGTGGCAAACCATCAATGAAATAAAACTAGTGGAACAACGTAAACTACAAATAGAGCAACTTGCTAAGGATGCCGAGTTAAATTCCATCAAACAACAATTACAACCACATTTTTTATTCAATAGCCTCAACTCCATAAGTGCGCTTATTACCATTAAACCGGAAGACGCAAGAAAAATGATATCACAACTATCCGATTTTTTTAGAGGCACTTTAAAGAACGACACGCAACAACTAATTACAATTGAAGAAGAAATAAAATATTTACAACTCTATTTAGATATTGAAAAAATACGTTTTTCTAATCGACTCGATGTTGCAATAGAATTGGATTCAGCCTTAACATCGTGCAAGTTACCCTCATTACTCTTACAACCTGTGGTTGAAAACGCCATTAAATATGGGCTTTACGACACCACAGAAAAAGTGCTTATCTCTATTTCTACGAAAAGACTAGAAAACGATTTAGTTATTTCTATATCAAATCCATATGATAATAAAAGCGTGTCCACTAGAAACGGAACAGGATTTGGGCTATCGTCCATAAGCAGAAGACTACTTTTGTTATATGGCAGAAACGATTTATTAGAGCTTAGTCAGCAAGGAAATATATTTACTACCACCATTAAAATACCTCAACATGCATAG
- a CDS encoding response regulator, translating into MHSVLLIDDELLARALVKEFLSDFPEFKVIGECNDGFEGFKAIHTLKPDLIFLDIQMPKLNGFEMLEIVEHPTNVIFTTAFDEFAVKAFEAHAVDYLLKPFSKERFKKALEKYVTQKENQKKSTDALLEKITGKEDETKRIVVKSGNSLKILATEEVEHIEAYDDYVKIFTLDGNLYVKKKTMSFYEKTLPQKNFIRAHRSYILQVQQIVRLEPYEKDGYLAILKSNKKIPVSKTGYSKLKELLNW; encoded by the coding sequence ATGCATAGTGTTTTATTAATTGATGACGAATTATTAGCCAGGGCATTGGTAAAAGAGTTTTTATCGGACTTCCCAGAGTTTAAAGTAATAGGCGAATGTAATGATGGATTTGAAGGATTTAAAGCAATACATACACTTAAGCCCGACTTAATTTTTCTAGATATTCAAATGCCAAAACTAAACGGCTTTGAAATGCTTGAAATAGTTGAACATCCTACAAATGTAATTTTCACTACTGCATTTGATGAGTTTGCTGTTAAAGCCTTTGAAGCGCATGCCGTTGATTATTTATTGAAACCATTTAGCAAAGAGCGTTTCAAAAAAGCGCTAGAAAAATATGTAACTCAAAAAGAAAATCAAAAAAAATCAACAGATGCATTGCTAGAAAAGATTACAGGAAAAGAGGATGAAACCAAACGAATTGTTGTAAAATCAGGCAACAGCTTAAAAATTCTAGCAACGGAGGAGGTCGAACACATTGAGGCTTACGATGATTATGTTAAAATTTTTACACTCGATGGCAATTTATATGTAAAGAAAAAAACAATGTCGTTTTACGAAAAAACATTACCTCAAAAAAATTTTATTAGAGCACACCGATCCTATATTTTACAAGTACAACAAATAGTTAGGTTAGAGCCTTACGAAAAAGACGGATACTTGGCCATTTTAAAATCAAACAAAAAAATTCCCGTAAGTAAGACAGGATATAGCAAACTAAAAGAGCTATTAAATTGGTAA